From the Arvicola amphibius chromosome 2, mArvAmp1.2, whole genome shotgun sequence genome, one window contains:
- the Tas2r3 gene encoding LOW QUALITY PROTEIN: taste receptor type 2 member 3 (The sequence of the model RefSeq protein was modified relative to this genomic sequence to represent the inferred CDS: inserted 2 bases in 1 codon) — protein sequence MLGFTEGVFLVLIVTEFILGNLMNGFIGLVNGSHWFKSKKISLSDFIITSLALFRIILLWIIFIDGLIILFSYHIHDSGILMQLIDVLWTFTNHFSLWLFSCLGVFYCLKIANFSHPTFLWLKWRASRVVVRMLWGALLLSCVCTISLMNEFKIYSVLSGSRGTSNMTEYYRLKTNEYDLMHVLVNLWKLPPLIVSLAAYFLLLFSLGKHTQQMQQYSIGSRDQSTEAHKRAIRIIFSFLLLFLGYLLCFLILSFSRFLPATKIARIIGVVITMLYLVGDSLILILCNNKLKETFVMMLSXVYGHLKPGSKTLYLCHRIAEGVGWNLGFFSLV from the exons ATGTTGGGATTCACTGAAGGGGTGTTCCTGGTTCTGATTGTCACTGAGTTTATTCTTGGAAATCTGATGAATGGTTTCATTGGGTTGGTCAATGGCAGTCACTGgtttaaaagcaagaaaatttcTTTGTCTGATTTCATCATCACCAGCTTGGCCCTCTTCAGAATCATTCTGTTGTGGATCATCTTTATTGATGGCCTTATAATACTGTTCTCTTACCATATCCATGACTCAGGGATACTGATGCAACTTATTGATGTTTTGTGGACATTTACAAACCACTTCAGTCTTTGGCTCTTCTCCTGTCTTGGTGTTTTCTACTGCTTGAAAATAGCCAATTTCTCCCACCCCACATTCCTCTGGCTCAAATGGAGAGCTTCCAGGGTGGTTGTTAGGATGTTGTGGGGTGCACTGCTCTTATCCTGTGTCTGTAccatttctctgatgaatgaATTTAAAATCTATTCTGTCCTcagtggaagcagaggcacaTCAAATATGACTGAATACTACAGACTGAAAACAAACGAATATGATCTGATGCATGTTCTTGTAAATCTGTGGAAGCTTCCTCCCTTAATTGTTTCCCTGGCTGCTTActttctgctcctcttttctCTGGGGAAGCACACACAGCAGATGCAGCAATACAGTATTGGTTCCAGAGATCAGAGTACTGAGGCTCACAAAAGAGCCATCAGAAttatcttctccttccttttactCTTCCTAGGTTACCTTCTTTGCTTTCTAATTTTGTCATTCAGTCGTTTCCTACCCGCAACTAAGATTGCCAGAATAATTGGTGTAGTAATTACAATGTTATACCTTGTTGGGGACTCACTTATTCTCATTCTGTGCAACAACAAGCTGAAGGAGACATTTGTGATGATGCTTTC CGTCTACGGTCACTTGAAGCCTGGATCTAAGACGCTCTACTTGTGTCATAGAATAGCAGAGGGCGTAGGTTGGAACCTGGGGTTCTTCAGCCTGGTTTAA